CTGGTTAGGGGATATAAACTTGGGGAGAATGATCTTCTAATCCTTTGTTATCTCTTCTAATCCTTAACATTTGTCTGGTTATGATTTTCCAAAGCAATGATTGATATTACGTTTTCATTAACAATATATACATAGTGGACGCAAGCCTAaggtttataaatataaattataaacaccTATCATGATTCATACGTCATAAGACTCATAACTATCTAAGTTCTTAACAtttacacccaaaaaaaaaactatttataaagaaaCAGTTCTAGATATGGCTAATGTGCTCAGGCTGCAATGTGTCGGTGGGTCCATATAAGAAAGCTCATTTTAAGGTACGTGGTTTGCAAATGAGATGGTCACAGATTTGGGGGGTAATGGTGGATTTGGTGAGAGGTAGGTAACACCATTTCTCCATGTCGCTGTCTTTCGTGGTAGCTGTGTCTCTTGCAACTATcattatatatcttattatatacacatttttcGTTATCCTAGccacaaatatattaaaataaattaactaaagagaaaaaaaaaacaaattgaagaGTGTATGAGATAGGTAGACTAGAGATAGGcgaacatttatttttgaagtcAATACGGTGGGTTGTTGCTAAATTGACATTGACATTGACATTGACATTGACATTAAACGATTTTCATGTATGTAAATGCGCCAAATGCTTGATCCTGTTATGTACTTCGCGTTTATTTTAACAACCACTACTATTAGTACTTagtaatatgttttcttaacgGCGTCAACTCTGACGGCGTCTCAAGAGTTCGTATTCATACCACGATCAGCCACTGGTTCACgctttttctttcctttttatcACCGTGGCGGATTGAAAGTCTTCCTGTATCCTATGACTtcttgttcttttgtttttacaaGGGCCTTTTAATAACTAGTACCAGTCTACTGTTTTATATTTGCtctaaaatcttttttttatcaactctCTAAAGTCTAAAACCATCTAATAGagcattttaaaattaaaactatgaCCTTTGAtgaatttaactaaaatatttgtaaGGCATTTCTAGccttattctatttttcttctaaaataaaataaaataaaataaaatatgaaatagaAAATGTTACAACTCAACTTCATATCTCTTTTCGTAATTGAGTTTActtcataaattaaataatttattttttgttcactatTCCATCATAAAATAAGATAGATAGTTGGTTTAGATCAATTTTACTCCATTTTCCTTTTTGGAGATGTTTGAAGTCATAGTTTTTTATTAGATTAGATTAATTTACAAGTAATATGTGATAAGTTTGTGTAAATCTAATTTAAATTGTTGTTAACATTTTCAaggataaaattaaaataataaattttgatatatataattaattaagttaactaagatttgatgttttattgaaataaaaattaattacaatatCTATGTATACTAATAGAATATTActtagatttttatttagttctcaATTAAGATATTCAGtagatttttgtttgattatacATTATTTAGTTTGACTATAATAGTTTTAACAAAATAGTTAAAACTAACGTTACTTTCAATAAAAAAATGGCacgtaaatataaaataaaaattatataatatgtttctAAATTAGTACGCTAGATATATTATGCCACCACCAAAGTTATTTATATCATACATTTTTTGCTTTATCAAACTGCAAGAAACCTGTTGTTATTCAAATAAAACCTTTAATTTAGAAAAGttatcaaaattaattatattaagtgATTTCTTAACATAACATTCGGACAAAGCTGACTTCAGTTTTTGTTGTCGTTGTAAAGATTTGATGAAAACAAGCTGCCTCACCTCCTACCTTCACCAAACCCTCTTCACTTTACAGTCCTCACCTACCAAGCCCACCACCACCCACACACACAGCCGTCCCGTCAAACTTAACGCCGTTCAGTATTCCATCTCTCACCAACTCCCACGCACCTAACGCCGTTATTATTTTGCCGTTGGTTTCACTTCTCAAACCAACTATAAAACCGTCTCTCCGACCACCACTTATTCCTCAGCAGAGCTTCTCCTGCTTTCCACTCGccagaaaaaaatcaaatctcaCAAACGTCCACGTGTCACCAATGGATCTCCTCTTGCTGGAGAAGTCTCTAATAGCCGTCTTCGCGGCGGTGGTTCTCGCCACCGCCATCTCCAAGCTCCGCGGCAAGAAACTGAAACTCCCTCCCGGTCCCATCCCGATACCGATCTTCGGAAACTGGCTCCAGGTCGGAGACGATCTCAACCACCGCAACCTCGTCGACTACGCCAAAAAGTTCGGAGACCTCTTCCTCCTCAGGATGGGACAGCGAAACCTAGTGGTCGTCTCATCTCCAGACCTGACCAAAGAAGTGCTCCACACGCAAGGCGTGGAGTTCGGATCAAGAACGAGAAACGTCGTCTTCGACATCTTCACGGGGAAAGGACAGGACATGGTGTTCACGGTCTACGGAGAGCACTGGAGGAAGATGCGGAGGATCATGACGGTTCCTTTCTTCACCAACAAGGTTGTGCAGCGGAACAGAGAAGGGTGGGAGTTCGAGGCCGCGAGCGTGGTGGATGACGTGAAGAAGAATCAAGACTCTGCGACTGAAGGGATCGTGTTGAGGAGACGGTTGCAGTTGATGATGTACAACAACATGTTCCGTATCATGTTCGATAGAAGGTTCGAGAGTGAGGATGATCCTCTGTTCCTTAGGCTTAAAGCCTTGAACGGAGAGAGAAGCAGGTTGGCTCAGAGCTTTGAGTATAACTATGGAGATTTCATTCCTATCCTTAGGCCGTTCCTTAGAGGCTACTTGAAGATCTGTCAGGATGTGAAGGACAGAAGACTAGCTCTCTTGAAGAAGTACTTCGTTGATGAGAGGAAGTGagttccgtttttttttttaaattatcttttggtttcttgatttagggtttttgaAAACTGATATTGAGGAGAAACCACGCAGGCAAATTGCGAGTTCGAAGCCTACAGGAAGCGAAGGATTGAAATGCGCCATTGATCATATCCTTGAAGCTGAACAGAAGGGAGAGATCAACGAGGACAACGTTCTTTACATCGTGGAGAACATCAATGTCGCTGGTAAACTTACTTGCTTGTAGGATACGTAACCAATCCTCTAGATATTTCTTGCTTGCGTAGGAAGCTATTGGATTTGTATTTGTAATGGctattaatttagttatttatggTGAAACAGCTATCGAGACAACATTATGGTCTATCGAGTGGGGAATCGCTGAGCTAGTGAACCATCCTGGGATCCAGAGCAAGCTCAGGAACGAGATCGACACGGTTCTTGGACCAGGCGTCCAAGTCACAGAGCCTGAACTTCACAAGCTACCATACCTCCAAGCAGTGATCAAGGAGACGCTTAGGCTAAGAATGGCTATTCCTCTCCTTGTGCCTCACATGAACCTCAACGACGCTAAGCTCGCTGGCTACGACATCCCAGCGGAGAGCAAGATCTTGGTCAACGCCTGGTGGCTAGCGAACAACCCCGAGAGCTGGAAGAAACCAGAAGAGTTTAGACCAGAGAGGTTCTTTGAAGAAGAGGCTCACGTGGAAGCCAACGGTAATGACTTCAGGTATGTGCCGTTTGGTGTTGGACGTAGAAGCTGTCCTGGGATTATATTGGCATTGCCCATTTTGGGGATCACCATTGGTAGGTTGGTACAGAACTTCGAGCTACTTCCTCCTCCGGGACAGTCTAAAGTTGATACTTCTGAGAAAGGTGGACAGTTCAGCTTGCACATCCTTAACCACTCCACAATCGTAATGAAGCCAAGgtccttttaaataatttttatataaaaagaaagaaagaaagtaaaagtAATTTCTGCAAAATGACTTTTTGTTATGGAGGATAATGATGTTTGTGATTTCTATTAAATGTGTTGTGTAAAATGTTGAAATAACTAGTGGTTCTCCCACTGTTTTGAATAGACACTGTTATTGTATACTTTCAAACCCTCACATGATTGCTgaactataataatttaactaaGATAAAATACACGCCTTGAGCgaaatgaaatttttatttttattatattttggagaatgaaacaatagttcggtTTTATTTGGATTAGAAGTGTTCAATTCGGATATCGAGTTGGTTTCGGTTCGATTCGGTttttttcggtatttcggttagtaacaTATAACTattattctaaatccatattattatttattttcgatttagtTTATATACCGTTGGTTTTAGTTTATTcgattttatatcaaaaacttaattatttattttgagatcatattatatattatacgaattttaaagtcatgttgtcaaaaagtcatgtattaaaaatattatatatttaaataaaagaacaaaaaaaatgtttctatcatctaataaaataatcaaatcaagaattaatatcaaaagtctaaattttaaaaataaaaatgaaaaacaaaacagaagtataaaataaaagttttttttctttaatatttagtgtttcatcaaattaatatgtttttgacTGAATATAACtctatttgtttaaatataaaaaaaattgtaaataatttcaactaattattgtccatcaaatttataatctttatttcaatttagttattgtaGGTACGGACAATCCATACTCAGATTTTGTGTCATTTATTTGAAGTTATCTCTAAATctgaaaagaaaacatattattctTGGGGATAAGATCTTAGTTGAGGGGCTACACAGATCTTAAAAATCAACCATAAGTCGTTTGTCCACACAGCGTTTGCCTTTGCACCTACTTTTACATGCCACCGTATTTGTCATTTAGTCACATTACCCACGTTCTCCTCTGTACTATTTTAAGATGCTTTTGTGGTTCTCTTTGGATAAACCCAAATACCAATTACATGAAACatgtttttactaaatttagATAGGCGTGTATTGTGAAAACTACGTATTTTTACAAGGTTCCTATAAAtctatataataaaagagattGAGTCTGATTGAGTCCGATTGAGCTACCACTTTGGTTCACAGAATCCGATTAAATCTGTTATTTTGAtgacaaaaaggaaaaaataaataaaaagagattTATTTTCCTTCTTTCCTACAAGCGGGAGAGGTTATATGGCTTAGGTATAACATTTTATGTTCTCATAGTGCATATTATTAGTGTTAGCGAAGTTAGtacttttctttaaaaatgTCACATACTTCTAAAATTATGTCAATGTCTCATAATGAGATTCCTTGATATAAGTACTATTATAGTTACTTTaattattaactaaaaataatactGATATCTATTGCAAGCTGGGAACGTGAGTCCCAATTacaggtgtgtgtgtgtgtatcaGAGCATTATTATAGTTTGTAGCAGTTGGTTTTATTTCTTACATGCCGTCCTAATAAGTCCTTGGATGTTACTTGCAATACCAATATCCGAGTAAGTAATGTATATTGCGGCCGTTTGTTTCTCATGCGCAAACATGTCTGGTACGAGATTGATACTTGCATTGCTACGTTAGCCAAGATCGCGTGATGACAACTATGTTTAAAAGAGGTTACACATGGCCAAAACAGAAAACGTTCGCCTAATCTGTAATTCAAGCCAATCATTGAATTTGATTTATACGTTTGGATTTAATTGTAAAACAGTATTATTCATAGTCTTTGCTGGTTGCTTTTTCTTATGATGATAGATTATCCGAATCTTCCTGTAGTTTCAATAGTTTAACGTTAATTTTCGTGACTTGAGATCATTCAGCCGTGAAATTATATGGCAACACACATAAAGGTTAGAatgaattttgattttataatatgaaattagatttttgatccgcgcttaaaAAGCGcagatattatttttattgttttatttacaaATAGATCGATAAATCTTTTGTTTTGACTATATAAAATGTCacatgatcaagtttcaattatGTGGGTCTATTATTTGTAActtaattatctaaaaaatgtGAGTATATGAATTGTTGATTATTTAGGTAAGTTAAACATAagtcatatgattaaattatatagaataatttttttatagtgtGTAcgatatgaattttttttattttacaatatctcacacaatcatttttttgtttctaaataagttaaacaatgaTTGTATCTGAAACTTTTACTTGagaaagattttatatttaacaattatattttcataaaatatttcaaaacatttaAAGTGGCCCaacatattttagttttgtgaaaaattcgtaaaataattagttagaaAATTTCAATATctaatattacttttaaaaattattgcagattttaatttattgttattatcaAAAACGTTTATAGACAATGAAATGgattatatataaacataaccCATTTAAATGTATTATAGGTTCGAAAACTGAAAGAAAATAATGCcattaatgaaaaatttaatttattcataaaattaaagataattttggaaaatttaaatatttcattaagggtataaaatAGGACTGATCTCCTTTTAGTTGTATTGATTGTGTAATGTCAATTTAAAATAGTGGTGGTTCGTAGTTCAGACTAGCCAAGTCCGTTTCATGAATTAAACGCGGACTACAACaatataatactccctctgttttttaatatagtatatGATGTTTTGGTTGAAtgcacaaaaattaagaaatttacATTCTTTTGAAAAGCaaagtataattttaaaatcattcaaacaattataaaaaagactataaaaaattattggtTGAATAGTTTCCAGAAAATTAAAAGTAACCTTAAAACCTtgaaacatcttatattttgaaacaacacAAATCTCTTAAAACATAGTATTATTTAAAACGGAAAGAGTATAatttttagcaaaagaaaacaatataataGAAGGAAAATGGGAAAGTGGTCCTACTCCTGGGTTGATGATTGATATCTTCTGCATGGTAAAATGTATCAAGAAAAATCCATATTTAAACAGAAgattcaatatataaataatgaaaagtaGGAAATAAATAACTTTTCTGAGGATCTAGCGACATACTGTGTTTTATTCGAACCAAAATTATAGGTTACTCCTtactcaaaaaataaataaattagaagTTACTTTGTTCCAACAGTAGTCGTGATTCGTTGTAAAGGTGTGAATGTGTGTGCGATACGAGGTAAAATGGagtaaaaagagagaaaactgGGTGAAAAGGTAGTTCGTAGTTTGTGGAAAGCAAAAGTAACTAAAGATTCCACCAAAATAGcgtaatttataaaatacatgttGTCAGTTTAGTCAGATTTAGATTTGGTATTCGAATTTAggaataatttttttctctgaACTATAAGGTAtttttttacccaaaaaaacttTGTGGTATTTGAAGTTTAAGTCTGGTTAAAATATGGGGGGTGAAATGAAAGGCAGGAAAAATATACGGGTCATGTATGTATTtcgaaataaagaaaagaaagacgTGTATtcgatcaaatatatatatgcagtATTTAACTTTATTGatggtttaattatttatttattattgtttttgggTTATCAACTATTTAGACAATGTGTTCTTTTCGTATTCTGGAAAAGGTGAGTTATGAAATAAAATGTATCACATTTGTAAAATATCTTTCATATAGTCAAATCGGGGAGTTTTTTTACTGAAATAGTTAAATCGGGAAGTtgccaaaaatagttaaattgaGGTGAGATATTATAGGTTTTGGTAGGTCTGGGTGCTGGAATATCTTCGGATCAAgtattttagattttcaaatatttcagtATAAGAATCTAGATTCTGTTTGAATATTTTACATATCGTGTCGAGTTCAgatattttagtttatgtttgaTTATTGCGGGTCGGGTTgagatattttagattttgaaaaagtaATCAAATTCTTCactaatcaaaatttttatacataaaatttttaCAGTTAATATAActgacttttaaaatttttaataaattgaacGAATAGTaggttttgaaacaaaattttgcaaacataaaatattacttTAGTTGTTTTGAGAAATTGAATGCAATTTTTGTtagtatatgaaaaaaaatcttagcaTGTATTTTAAGTGAataacaaatcaatttgtatgcaaatatatgtatattatattattttgagccttttacaaaattaatatacatatttttaataaaataaaagaattaaactagaaatatccattcggattcggatattatccattcggattcggatattaTCCGTTCGAATTCGGATATCTAATCTTTCTTAACTCAATATTCATTTGGTATTTTACTACTTTGATTCAAATTTCGATTCGAGTTTTTTGAATCGGATTCAGATTCAAATTCGTGTATCGGGTATCATGCAAAATGCCAACCCTAAGTTTTTGTTATAAAGTATCCAAGTTTTGTTTGCATGCACTCAAAATATCCGAGTCAATCAAGATACCAAAATACATAATCGTtcagaaaatacaaatattgaTCTTCTTAAAATTTATGGTATAGAAAAGAAGATGCTGCAGATTAAGTGTTCTATGTGTGTGTAATGTGTATTCAACTGTCACGCATGGCTTTACATTCATAATTTTCCAAAAAGTAAAAAAGCATAACaagttttataaatgatttataaccTAATTTATcacaataattaatatgtactaTGATATAATTACGTCATGATACCGCATTAATCGTGAGTATATTTTAGTTTTCCCAAAGATTGGATTCATACAAATCCTATTTCATGTCCATaaatgtaaacaaaatattaacaaGAATAAAAAAGGTCAAAAAGTGGGGTTAAAAAGAAGCAGAAATCACAAAAATAGTCTTTCACTTTCTTCTTTCAcatctaatctctctctctctctctctctgttcatTACTTTTGGTCTTAAGCGGCGTGTGCATGCATTTTATGCGTTTCCTTCCCATCTCAACCTCTTCTCTTgcatgctctctctctctctctctctctctctctctctctctctctctctctctctctatcatctcctcctccttctctctctctatctgaCCCATAATTTTAATTCTACATCGAAAAGAtaaacgcaaaaaaaaaaaagaaaactaaaaaaaaagaaacctcgTCGCCGTTACAGtcccctcttctctctcaaTTCAATTCGCCGTCTCTTTCTACTCCCCGCCGTGAGTTTTCACTAAACTCTAACGCTGACTTAGATTGACCCCCACGTCGTACGATATGCATGTTCATGACTAGTCCCTTCTCCAATTCACGTCGATTCCACCTCCGATTCGTCTCTCTCCCCCGGTGGTTGTGCCGTTAGggtttttaagattattttttccGATTTCAATTTGGAGAAAAATCTGATTGGAacattgagagagagagaggatgttTGAAGTCAAAACAGGGTCAAAGGTGTGCATGAACGCATCTTGTGGCTCCACCTCTACCGTTGAATGGAAGAAAGGTTGGCCTCTTCGATCTGGTTCTCTCGCTGATCTCTGCTTTCGTTGCGGGTAAATTAATCTCACGAACTTTCGTTTGCTCATTAGACACAAAAGTCTTGATCTTTTATTACAGTGTTCTGTTTTGTGTTCTTTGTCTTTTGACTACGTGGattgtttatttaaattctAATTCGTTTTTTACCAATCTTGACTCTTTTTGATCTATAAATAGCACAAAACATTAATACATACATAAGTAATGATTTGCAATGATTGTTGTTGTGTTAATAGATCGGCTTATGAGACTTCTCTGTTCTGCGAAACATTCCATATGGAGCAATCTGGTTGGAGGGAATGCTATTTATGCAACAaggtttgtgtttggtttttaaataaactctctcttttttcttcttctttaaactCTGCAATGATGGTTTGATTGAAGTTGTGTAATGATGACAGAGACTTCATTGTGGATGCATTGCCTCTAAGCTCATGGTCGAGTTTATGGACTACGGTGGTGTTGGTTGTACTTCCTGTACTCACTCCCATCAACTCAATCTGGTGAGTTTTTCTTGTATGTTATTATTACAACTTGTTCTTCTGTTGTGTCTTAAAACGattctctttttatttgcaGAGAGGTGAGAGTCCAGGTATATTTAGCAGATTGGCTATTATCAACAGCCAACATACAAATGGAGAAAGTGGAATGAGTATAAGAAGCGAAACTGATCTCTTTTCTCAGCCACTACTAGTCCCTGGGGATGATAAAAGAGAAGAGTTCATGGCTCACCGTgggtttaataattttatgaaaccagaaaataacaataataataataataatgctgCCACCACCGGGTATAAGCTGAACGGTGGGGAAATGCATGAACCGTCGTCATCAACACCTCCACAGCCATCTTTCAATATGGCTTTGGCAACACTTCCTTACAGCCCATCTTTTGCAACCCCCCCTGTGGACGGAAACAAACTaatggctgctgctgctgcttctcaGTCCCACATTGCCCAATGCTCTGCTTCTAGTATACTCCAAAAGCCTTCAAACCCTGTTCTTGCAACTCCTCCAGGGACGAGCAAATCTGCTCAGGCCCGGGTCGGGAGGCCTCCTGTGGACGGGCGTGGGAAAGGCCATTTGCTTCCTCGGTATTGGCCTAAATACACTGATAAAGAGCTTCAGCAGATCTCTGGAAAGTATCCTTTTTATTCTTTGTTTCCAAAAACATTTTTACTTTGGACAGAGCTCTGGTGATGTTCTTCCTTAACAGTTTTCTTTTAGTTTGAATTTGAACATTGTGCCTCTTTTCGAGAAAACTCTCAGTGCCAGTGATGCCGGCCGCATCGGTCGTCTAGTTCTTCCAAAAGCATGTGCAGAGGTAACTTTTCCCTTTGTTCATTGAGATCTCTCTAAAGAGCTAAGACTGAAGGCATTAGTGTTGTGTATAGGCATATTTTCCTCCCATTAGTCAATCAGAAGGCATTCCTTTGCAAATCCAAGACGTGAGGGGTAAAGAGTGGACCTTCCAGTTCAGGTTCTGGCCTAACAACAACAGTAGAATGTATGTCTTGGAAGGCGTCACTACCTGCATACAGTCCATGATGCTACAGGCTGGTGACACGGTGACTTTCAGCCGGGTTGATCCTGGTGGGAAACTAGTCATGGGTTTTAGGAAGGCAGCTTATAATACTGTAGACATGCAGGGGTGTGGTGGTCTCGCCAACGAGGACACGTCATCATCTGGTGTCACAGAGAACCCCACCTCCATAAACGCTTCCTCGTGTCCTCCGCAAACTCCGGAAGAATTTAAAGGTGTGCCTGAGCATTTGAGCTCACCTTATGGTAAGAAGAGTGAGATGAATGGAGGAAAATTTTGTGATGATCCGTCAGGGGttaaagaaaagaagaggaCTCGAACCATTGGGGCTAAAAATAAGAGACTGCTTATGCGTAGTGAAGAGTCTATGGAGCTGAGACTCACATGGGAAGAAGCTCAGGAGTTGCTTCGTCCTTCTCCTAGTGCAAAGCCCACAGTTGTCGTCATCGAGGAGCATGAGTTTGAAGAGTTTGAAGTAAGTGGTTGCGTTAGTAAGTTTGTAATTGGATGCCCTCAGCTAATAAGTTTTTTATGTTATGAACAGGAGCCTCCTGTCTTTGGAAAGAGGACGATAGTTACTTCAAAACCTTCAGGgtaaagtttctttctttcactTCTCATCAGCAGCAGCTCTCAAGCAAATTTTAGTAACGAATGTCTTTTGTGTGGACCAGTGAACAAGAACGATGGGCATCGTGCGACGACTGCACTAAATGGAGGAGGTTACCTCTAGACGCTCTTCTCCCCGCAAAGTGGACATGTTCAGACAATGTTTGGGACGTGAGCAGGTGTTCCTGTTCTGCACCAGAGGAGAGTCTGAAAGAACTTGGGAATGTTCTTAGAGCCGGAAAAGGTATGATTTAGCATTCTATGGATGGTCTCTCAAGACACTAACTGTCTTTGTGTATATGTTTTAGAGTACAAGAAGAGAAGATACCAGACGGCAAAAACTGAGGAAGAGCCATCAGGTCTGGATGCACTAGCGAGTGCGGCAGTCTTAGGAGACGCTTTAGGCGGCGGCGGCGGGGACTCGGAGGTGGCGACCACGACGAGACATCCAAGGCACAGGGTTGGATGCTCATGCATAGTGTGCATTCAGCCGCCAAGTGGGAAAGGCAGGCACAAGCCCACCTGCGTATGTACAGTGTGCAGCACGGTGAAGAGGAGGTTCAAGACGTTGAtgatgaggaggaagaagaggcaGTTAGAGCGAGATGAAATAGCGGCAGCAACAGAGGCATATGAGGAGAGCAACAA
This genomic stretch from Raphanus sativus cultivar WK10039 chromosome 3, ASM80110v3, whole genome shotgun sequence harbors:
- the LOC108847879 gene encoding trans-cinnamate 4-monooxygenase, yielding MDLLLLEKSLIAVFAAVVLATAISKLRGKKLKLPPGPIPIPIFGNWLQVGDDLNHRNLVDYAKKFGDLFLLRMGQRNLVVVSSPDLTKEVLHTQGVEFGSRTRNVVFDIFTGKGQDMVFTVYGEHWRKMRRIMTVPFFTNKVVQRNREGWEFEAASVVDDVKKNQDSATEGIVLRRRLQLMMYNNMFRIMFDRRFESEDDPLFLRLKALNGERSRLAQSFEYNYGDFIPILRPFLRGYLKICQDVKDRRLALLKKYFVDERKQIASSKPTGSEGLKCAIDHILEAEQKGEINEDNVLYIVENINVAAIETTLWSIEWGIAELVNHPGIQSKLRNEIDTVLGPGVQVTEPELHKLPYLQAVIKETLRLRMAIPLLVPHMNLNDAKLAGYDIPAESKILVNAWWLANNPESWKKPEEFRPERFFEEEAHVEANGNDFRYVPFGVGRRSCPGIILALPILGITIGRLVQNFELLPPPGQSKVDTSEKGGQFSLHILNHSTIVMKPRSF
- the LOC108847803 gene encoding B3 domain-containing transcription repressor VAL1, which translates into the protein MFEVKTGSKVCMNASCGSTSTVEWKKGWPLRSGSLADLCFRCGSAYETSLFCETFHMEQSGWRECYLCNKRLHCGCIASKLMVEFMDYGGVGCTSCTHSHQLNLRGESPGIFSRLAIINSQHTNGESGMSIRSETDLFSQPLLVPGDDKREEFMAHRGFNNFMKPENNNNNNNNAATTGYKLNGGEMHEPSSSTPPQPSFNMALATLPYSPSFATPPVDGNKLMAAAAASQSHIAQCSASSILQKPSNPVLATPPGTSKSAQARVGRPPVDGRGKGHLLPRYWPKYTDKELQQISGNLNLNIVPLFEKTLSASDAGRIGRLVLPKACAEAYFPPISQSEGIPLQIQDVRGKEWTFQFRFWPNNNSRMYVLEGVTTCIQSMMLQAGDTVTFSRVDPGGKLVMGFRKAAYNTVDMQGCGGLANEDTSSSGVTENPTSINASSCPPQTPEEFKGVPEHLSSPYGKKSEMNGGKFCDDPSGVKEKKRTRTIGAKNKRLLMRSEESMELRLTWEEAQELLRPSPSAKPTVVVIEEHEFEEFEEPPVFGKRTIVTSKPSGEQERWASCDDCTKWRRLPLDALLPAKWTCSDNVWDVSRCSCSAPEESLKELGNVLRAGKEYKKRRYQTAKTEEEPSGLDALASAAVLGDALGGGGGDSEVATTTRHPRHRVGCSCIVCIQPPSGKGRHKPTCVCTVCSTVKRRFKTLMMRRKKRQLERDEIAAATEAYEESNKEQAESDENNGDKEGRIDLNSDPCKNREGVEAEKEESKRRECSGVADVLGLKELGEAAQAAT